A genomic region of Solanum dulcamara chromosome 2, daSolDulc1.2, whole genome shotgun sequence contains the following coding sequences:
- the LOC129880476 gene encoding receptor protein kinase-like protein ZAR1 translates to MWRISVFLLVLLNLHTGFSLTSDGLSLLSLKSAMDDAGGTVFSDWNENDDTPCTWTGISCANISGSSQQRVVGVTLSGKNLRGYLPSELGTLLYLRRLNLHGNNIYGSIPDPLFNASSLHSIYLYANNISGQLPPSVCTLPLLQNLDLSDNSLSGTFSKDLRNCRQLQRLILARNKFSGVIPVGVFPELANLEQLDLSSNSFNGSIPQDIGELKSLSGTLNLSFNHFSGRIPKSVGDLPLTVSFDLRNNNLSGEIPQTGSFANQGPTAFLNNPMLCGFPLQKNCKNSSNNSTQVQGSSGNEGTNSRKGLKPGFIILICLADAFGVAFIGLVIIYLYWKKKDSGGCSCTGKGKFGGNEKPMLCDFPCINGFPNNDSEVESEKGGGGGASGVGGASGGEGDLVAIDKGFSFELDELLRASAYVLGKSGLGIVYKVVLGNGIPVAVRRLGEGGEQRYKEFVGEIQAIGRVKHPNVVKLRAYYWAPDEKLLISDFISNGNLASALHGRNGQPSPSLTWSTRLKIAKGTARGLAYLHECSPRKFVHGDVKPSNILLDTELQPYISDFGLNRLINITGNNPSSSGGFMGGALPYLKPALPERPNNYRAPEARITGNRPTQKWDVYSFGVVLLELLTGKSPDLSVPTTSTSTEVPDLVRWVRKGFEEQNPLSDMVEPMLLQEVHAKKEVLSVFHVALACTEADPDIRPRMKTVSENIEKVGA, encoded by the exons ATGTGGAGAATATCcgtttttcttcttgttttgctCAATTTACACACCGGATTTTCTTTAACTTCCGACGGACTTTCTCTTTTGTCCCTTAAGTCCGCCATGGATGACGCCGGTGGTACCGTTTTCTCCGACTGGAATGAAAACGACGACACTCCTTGTACTTGGACTGGCATTTCATGTGCTAACATTTCTGGTTCTTCACAGCAACGTGTCGTTGGGGTTACTCTTTCCGGTAAGAATCTCCGGGGATACCTACCGTCCGAGCTGGGAACGTTACTCTATCTCCGCCGACTCAATCTTCACGGAAATAATATTTACGGTTCTATCCCTGACCCTCTGTTTAATGCGTCCTCGCTTCATAGTATTTATCTGTATGCTAATAATATCTCTGGTCAACTTCCTCCCTCTGTTTGTACGCTCCCTCTTCTTCAAAATTTGGACCTTTCCGATAATTCACTTTCTGGAACTTTCTCCAAGGATCTCCGTAACTGTAGGCAGTTACAGAGGCTCATTCTTGCTAGGAATAAATTCTCCGGTGTGATTCCGGTCGGTGTGTTCCCGGAGCTGGCGAATTTGGAGCAACTTGATCTTTCCTCGAATTCATTCAATGGTTCAATTCCCCAAGATATTGGTGAATTGAAGTCACTCTCTGGAACTTTGAATCTTTCTTTCAATCATTTCAGTGGAAGAATCCCAAAATCTGTAGGTGATTTGCCTTTAACTGTTAGTTTCGACCTTAGGAACAACAATTTATCTGGTGAAATTCCTCAGACTGGTTCTTTTGCAAATCAAGGACCAACAGCATTTTTGAATAATCCCATGTTATGTGGATTTCCTTTACAAAAAAACTGTAAAAATAGTTCAAACAATTCAACACAAGTTCAGGGTTCATCTGGTAATGAGGGAACCAATTCGCGTAAGGGGTTAAAACCTGGATTCATTATATTGATCTGTTTGGCTGATGCATTTGGAGTCGCATTCATAGGACTAGTCATTATTTACTTGTATTGGAAAAAGAAAGACTCTGGTGGTTGCAGCTGTACTGGAAAAGGGAAATTTGGTGGGAATGAGAAGCCAATGCTTTGTGATTTCCCATGTATTAATGGATTTCCGAATAATGATTCGGAAGTTGAGTCTGAGAAGGGTGGTGGTGGTGGGGCTAGTGGTGTTGGTGGTGCTAGTGGTGGAGAGGGCGATCTTGTGGCTATTGATAAAGGTTTTAGCTTTGAGCTTGATGAGCTGTTGAGGGCTTCTGCTTATGTATTGGGAAAGAGTGGGTTGGGGATAGTGTACAAAGTTGTGCTTGGGAACGGTATCCCGGTGGCAGTGAGGAGGTTAGGAGAAGGTGGGGAACAGAGATATAAGGAGTTTGTAGGGGAGATTCAGGCAATCGGAAGGGTTAAGCATCCTAATGTTGTGAAATTAAGAGCTTATTATTGGGCTCCTGATGAGAAACTTCTCATTAGTGATTTCATTTCAAATGGCAACTTGGCTTCTGCTCTTCACG GGAGAAATGGGCAACCATCACCGAGTTTAACATGGTCAACGAGACTGAAAATTGCCAAGGGAACAGCGCGAGGTTTAGCCTATCTCCATGAGTGTAGCCCAAGGAAATTTGTCCATGGAGACGTCAAACCTTCCAACATTCTCCTTGATACTGAACTGCAGCCATATATATCTGATTTTGGCCTCAATCGTTTGATCAATATCACGGGAAACAATCCCTCCTCTTCTGGTGGCTTTATGGGTGGAGCTCTTCCTTACTTGAAGCCTGCTCTACCAGAACGTCCCAACAACTATCGAGCACCAGAAGCTCGAATCACTGGTAACAGACCTACCCAAAAATGGGATGTGTACTCATTCGGGGTGGTCTTGCTTGAACTGCTGACTGGAAAGTCTCCTGACCTCTCAGTTCCCACAACATCTACTTCAACGGAGGTTCCAGATCTTGTAAGATGGGTAAGAAAGGGATTCGAGGAGCAAAATCCACTATCGGACATGGTAGAACCAATGTTGCTTCAAGAAGTCCATGCTAAGAAGGAAGTACTATCTGTATTTCATGTAGCTCTTGCATGCACTGAGGCAGATCCAGATATTCGACCAAGGATGAAAACTGTCTCAGAAAACATTGAGAAAGTTGGAGCTTAA